ATCTCATCACCTTTCAGGTCAAGGACATGAAAAAAACCCGGTCCCGGCTGTGCCGGGCCGGGCTGAATCCCACGCCGGTTACCACCCATGCCTGGGGCGCAAAAGTGATGTATCTCACCGATCCTGAAGGCAATTGTCTGGAATTCTGGTGCTGACCAGATAATATGGTGTATCTTCCCACCTTCTTCCGACCTTGAAGAAGATCCAATTGAAAATGCCTACATCCCTTTGCCGAACGGGCAATGGGGGTAGACGCATTCCGGGCAGTCCATACACAACCCGCCATGGCCCAGGAAGGCCAGCTCTTTTTTACCGATATGTTCGCCGGTCAGCAGCCGGGGCAAAATGAGATCCAGCACCGTGGTCCGGTGGTGAAGTCCGCAGGCAGGCACCCCGACCACGGGGATTTTTCCGATATAAGCCACCATGAACATGGCTCCGGGAAGGGCTGCAGCCCCGTAATGCATCTCATCGGCCCCGGCCCGGTGTATGCCTTTCCGGGTCACATCGTCCGGGTCCACGCTCATGCCTCCGGTGAGCAGAATTAAATCACACCCGTTCTTGAGATGGGTTTCGACGGCCTGTTGAATCAGATCGGCATCATCCGGCGCAAAAGAAATGCCGGACACCACGGATCCCAGATCTGCCAGCTTGCTTTCCAGAATCGGAGTAAATTTATCCGTGATCAGGCCGCTGAACACTTCATTGCCCGTGATCACAATACCCGCACGCCGGGAGATCAAGGGAAGGACTTTCAAAATACCGCCGTTTCGGGAGGCAATGGCTGCGGCCCTTTCCACCGGGGCTTTTTGCATCACCAGGGGAACAGCCCTTGTGGCTGCCACCTGACGGCCCCGGGTGACCCGGGTATAACTGTGCAAGGCGGCGCACATCACCTCATCCACCATGTTGAAGGCGGCCAAGCCGGCCTTGTCCACATTCAGAAGCCCGTCCCTTTCCGCATACAGGCAGATCTTGCCCTCTTTCGGGTCATCATGCCAAATGACCCCTTCTCCGGCCAGCCCCTGAGCCAGGATGGCGGCGGCCTGGTCCTCATGGATTTCATCTTCGTCCAGGTCGATGAGATACAAATGGTTTTTCCCCAGTTTCTGCAAATGGCAGATATCTTCATCACATACGGTGTGGCCTTTTCTGAACGCCGGGCCTTTGAACTCTCCAGGCCTGATTTCCGTGATGTCATGGGCCAGGGGTTTTCCCACCGCATCTGTGACACGAATTTTTTTCAACATCCTGGATTCTCCTTTTCAAATGACCGGTGACTGGTCCATATCCGGCCAGGTGATCTCCCTGGCATGGGAAAAATACCCCTGGCCGGCGCACAGCTTGCACACAGGCCGGCCGTTTTCCATTCTGTGCCGGCCGTCTCTGACCACCTGGCCGCACCGGGTGCATGTCTTTTTCTGCCGGGTGGGACCGGGCAGGTCCAGTTCATCGACGGCCACATGGACGGACTGCACCCGGAACAGCACACTTTCAGGCATACGCTGATAAGCGGTCAGCTGTTGTTCTCTTTTATCAGCAATCTCCGGGGCATAGACATCACAAAGATCCCGGGATTCTTCCGTGGAAAGCACTCGAAAAGACTGTCCCGTTTCCAGGTTGACAAAGGTGGCGGCCATGATCCCGTAATCCATGAATTTGAGACTCCGCCGGCCCAGTTTGACGCCCGTGACATGGGCCACGGCATCGGCCGTGCACCGGTCCATCTCCACATACACCAGCAGTTTTTTGATCTGCTCCCGGCAACCGGGGTTGTCCAGACCGATCAGCCGGCATCCGAGCATGGCCATTCTCACCCCCACCACCTGGCCCGGGCACAGGTGCCCGTGGGCTGCGGCTGAACTTTTCAACAGCGTTTCAAAAGCGTCCATGTGGGTCCTTGATTCAATAAAGGGTTCAATACATAACGTAGACTGAGTATAAAGGCAGACCAGAGGTGCCGTCCTTGATATAGATCAAATTCCGGAATAAAATCAATCCATCTTTATATGAAACACCGTCATCGTTAAGGACACACTTCACCACTGGCTTTGTTTGTCTGCAAAGTCCATGATGAAAACCCGATTTGAATTATATTCAGGAAGTGCCTCCTTTGTCTGCTTGATTATCTTTTACAGGTTGTTTTTTTAAGCAGGTGGCCAGCCAAGTTTCATACAGTTTTATATGCGTAGTTCCTTTAATTAAGGACTGACAGTTAGTTGTGCAAAAGGCCGACCAGTCATGTTATTATCGCGCTCTATGGCTTCATTTCTTCATCGACTTTTTTTCTGCTCAAAAAATCTTACCCATAATCTTCACCTAAAAAAATTATCAATTCGCACATGGAACCAATTCATAACCAAGTTGATTGGCTCGCTTTTTAATGCTGTTGATAGCCTTTTGTCTTGTCTGGGCAGTCAAATAATCTTCACCAAGGTCCATGAAATGATCTCCATTTTTTATGATATTGAAAATTGCTTTTGATATTCTATGTGCAATTGCAACGATAGCTTTTTTTGCGCCACGCCTGGACTTCAGCTTAAAATATTTGGCCCTGTAGTATGACCCTTTTTTCCGGACTGCTGCCCAGGCCACTTCGATCAATATGGTTTTGAATGGGTGACTTCTCACAGAAGCTCTGCCACTCTTCCTTTTGCCGGCACTTTCATTATTTCCCGGACATAAGCCTGCCCAAGAGGCAAGCGCAGCTGTACAAATAAATTCATCGAGGGTCACACCAATTTCGCTGACAATTGATTGCGCCGACTTCTTATCAATACCTGGTACCTCATCCAATCGATCCAATAGATCCTGGTGGCCAGAGGTAAGATCTTCTAATCTCCGGGTAATTTCATCGATTTGTTTTTCCAAAGATCTCATTACCTCCATCAGGCCAATTAATTGAAACCGATGATGATCTTCAAAAAAACCCTGAATACTGCGATGCAGTTCGACAACCTTTTTTTTCAGACCGGGTTTGGTATTCTGTTCAATTGTTGCCAAATTCAATTCGGATCCGTCGCATAATAATGAAATCAAATTTTGACCTGTAACTCCAAACAGATCAGATACAACGGAATCGATTTTAATGTTGGCGGTTTCAAACAACTTGTGCACACGTCGTTTAAAATCAGCCAGAGATTCGGTATACGTTCTTCTGATCCTTGTCAGTTCTCTCCACTGGCGTATCTCTTTTGCCGGAATAAAGCTGCCTTTTAAAAGGCCATGTCTCAAGAGCCCGGCAAGCCATTTACTGTCGCTGATATCTGTTTTACGTCCCGGAACATTTTTGATGTGTCTGGCATTTACAAGAATCACTTCCATAAATCCTTCGAGAACGTTATGAACCGGCCGCCAATAAACGCCTGTGCTTTCCATTGCCAATACCGGGCATTCATTGTTCAGCAACCAATTCTTCATCTCGACAAGATCGTTGGTGAACGTACCAAATTCTTTAATCTCATACTGTTCCTTACCGTTATTATCCACAGTGATAAGACAGGCTGAAATTTTTTTCTTATGAACGTCCAAACCGCAACAAACAGGGTGAACAATCTGAATAAATGTGGTATCTAATTTCTTGGTCATAATTATCCTCTTCATTTTTATCGGCTAAATAAAAAAAATTTGATAATTATGACCATTTTTCCAATTTTGCAAGTGTTTCATGTTTTGTTGTGCCCGTCAGGGCATGGATGTTATTAAAAAAAAAGGCAATATATCTCACCGATTTTGAGGAAAATTATCCGGCGTTCCGGTACTGAAGGTCGCACCCGCTACAAAAAAAGTTGTAAAACTTGATCTGAATCAATTCCCGATGAATCCGGCTGTGATATGTCCATATCATAAGAACAAACATACTCTAAAAAAACTATCA
Above is a window of Desulfotignum balticum DSM 7044 DNA encoding:
- a CDS encoding molybdopterin-binding protein; protein product: MLKKIRVTDAVGKPLAHDITEIRPGEFKGPAFRKGHTVCDEDICHLQKLGKNHLYLIDLDEDEIHEDQAAAILAQGLAGEGVIWHDDPKEGKICLYAERDGLLNVDKAGLAAFNMVDEVMCAALHSYTRVTRGRQVAATRAVPLVMQKAPVERAAAIASRNGGILKVLPLISRRAGIVITGNEVFSGLITDKFTPILESKLADLGSVVSGISFAPDDADLIQQAVETHLKNGCDLILLTGGMSVDPDDVTRKGIHRAGADEMHYGAAALPGAMFMVAYIGKIPVVGVPACGLHHRTTVLDLILPRLLTGEHIGKKELAFLGHGGLCMDCPECVYPHCPFGKGM
- a CDS encoding FmdE family protein, with translation MDAFETLLKSSAAAHGHLCPGQVVGVRMAMLGCRLIGLDNPGCREQIKKLLVYVEMDRCTADAVAHVTGVKLGRRSLKFMDYGIMAATFVNLETGQSFRVLSTEESRDLCDVYAPEIADKREQQLTAYQRMPESVLFRVQSVHVAVDELDLPGPTRQKKTCTRCGQVVRDGRHRMENGRPVCKLCAGQGYFSHAREITWPDMDQSPVI
- a CDS encoding IS110 family transposase; this encodes MTKKLDTTFIQIVHPVCCGLDVHKKKISACLITVDNNGKEQYEIKEFGTFTNDLVEMKNWLLNNECPVLAMESTGVYWRPVHNVLEGFMEVILVNARHIKNVPGRKTDISDSKWLAGLLRHGLLKGSFIPAKEIRQWRELTRIRRTYTESLADFKRRVHKLFETANIKIDSVVSDLFGVTGQNLISLLCDGSELNLATIEQNTKPGLKKKVVELHRSIQGFFEDHHRFQLIGLMEVMRSLEKQIDEITRRLEDLTSGHQDLLDRLDEVPGIDKKSAQSIVSEIGVTLDEFICTAALASWAGLCPGNNESAGKRKSGRASVRSHPFKTILIEVAWAAVRKKGSYYRAKYFKLKSRRGAKKAIVAIAHRISKAIFNIIKNGDHFMDLGEDYLTAQTRQKAINSIKKRANQLGYELVPCAN